The genomic interval TAGAGCTGCAACGCCGAGGCAATATCGTTCGCGCTTACCTTGAGATCGGCCGCTCTCTGTCTATCTATATTTATCCTTAGCTCCGGCTTGCCAAGCTCGAACGTGGTGTCGACATCGACGAAACCTCCCTGCTTTCTCATCGCCGTCATCATCTTCTCGGCATATTCTTTCAGCTTCTCCATATCGGGACCGGTCATCCTCATCTGGAAAGTGGCCTCGCTTCCGCCTCCGGGACCGCCGATATCCTGAACCGAGGTCCTGAGGGTTGGATAGTGTTTAAGGAGGCCCCTCATGGTATCCATCACCTCTTTTTGGGTGTAGGAGCGTTCCTTGAGGTCCAAAAGCTTTACATAGATATCGCCCTCGTTGACCGCCTTGTTGTCGCCATTTCCGACGGAGGTAAGAAGGTCCGTCACCCCTTTCACCTGATGGAACTGTTTTTCGAGCTCCTTCATTATATTGTCCATCTCGGCTATCGAGGTCCCCACCGGAGCCTTGACATGAACGTTGAACTCGCTCTTGTCGTCCTTGGGAACGAAGTCCTTTCCAACGAACATCAGCGAAGGAATGGTGGTGAACATTATGACGACTGCGGCGATCATCGACGCTTTTCTGTGAGCAAGGCACCACTTGAGCATCTTTGTATAATGATGATCGAGGAACCTGTTTATTGCGCTCTCCTTTGAGCTGCCTTCCCCGCTTGTATCGGTCTCGCGCAACATTCGGGCGCTCATGGTCGGGGTCAACACGAACGCAAATACGAGAGAGACCCCTATCGCAAAGGCCATGGTGAGCCCGAAGCTGTACATAAATCTGCCCACGATGCCGCTCATAAAGGCCAGCGGCAGGAATATCACCATCAATGACAGGGTAGTGGATACGACCGCCAGACCTATCTCTTCGATGGCCCTTGCGGCGGCGACGAAAGGCTTTTCTTTTAGCTCTTCGATGTGACGGAAGATGTTTTCGAGCACAATTATGGCGTCGTCGATGACTATACCGGTGGCAAGAGAGAGAGAAAGGAGCGTCAGGTTGTTAAAAGTGAAGCCCATCCAGTTCATCAAGGTAAAAGTTGCTATGATGGATGCGGGAATAGAAACGGCGCAGATAACCATACTGCGAACGTTCTTAAGAAAAAGGAGGACCGTGAGCGAAACAAGAATGGCCCCCAGGATAACATCCTCTTCGAGCGAATGGACCGCCGCCACGATGAAACGCGACTGATCCTGCACGCATTCGACCTTAATGGCCTTAGGCAGCGTCTTTGCTATCTCATCCACCTTGGCCCGCACCCTTTCCGCCACGTCGACCGTATTGGCGCCGGACTGTTTCTTGATGATGAGCGTTATCGCGGGTGAATCGTCATAACGAGAAAAGTTGCGCTGTTCCTGCTCCACGTCCTTTACCTGCGCAACATCTCTTACCAGAACGGGAACGCCGCCAACGACATCTATCGGAATGTTCCCGAAATCTTCCGCATCGACTATCTTTCCCATCGTTCTCACAACAAGCTCTCGCGGCTCTTCGGTTATGCGCCCGCCTGGGAGCTCAATATTCTCGACTATAAGCGCCTTTTCGAGGTCGGCCACAGAAAGCGCTCTGGCAGAGAGCTTTATCGTGTCTATTATTATGTGGACCTCGCGTTCGCGGCCGCCGACTATTTTTATATTTCCGACACCGTTGACGTTCTCAAGAAGTTCTTTAACCTGTTTTCTGGTTATGCGGGTCAGATCCCTTATGGGGATGTCGCCGGTAACGACCACCTGCATGATGGGGGACGCGGCCATGTCGAACTTCTCGACTATGGGCATCTTTGTGCCGTAGGGGAACTCGTTAACAACTCGGTTAACGCGGTCGCGCACCTCTTCTACCGCGATATCTCCGTTCTTTTCCAGAATGAACTGCGCAACTACCATGGAGCTTCCGTCATAGCTGAAAGATTGGAGCTCATCCAAGCCCGCTATGGTATTTATCTGCTCTTCTACCTTTTTGGATATCTCGGTCTCTATCTCTTCGGGGCTTGCGCCCAAAAGATTCGTCGTAACGACGACCACGGGAAAATCGACCTCCGGAAAGAGGTCTACACCTATCTTGGAAAATGAGAAGACGCCGAACACCACCATCGCCATGATGATCATGGTGGCGAATATCGGCTTTCTTATGAACACTTCCGTTAGTTTCATAATTCGCTCATCCTGAGCTTGTCGAAGGATGGAATTCGTTCATGGTTCGACAGGCTCACCACGAACGTCTAGTCTTCCTTGGTTTTAATATCTGCGTCCTCTTCCTTGGTGGTAACGGTCTCCCCTTCGACAAGATCTATAAGTTTTCCGTTGGCCAGGACATCGTCCTTTGAAAC from Deltaproteobacteria bacterium CG11_big_fil_rev_8_21_14_0_20_49_13 carries:
- a CDS encoding RND transporter yields the protein MKLTEVFIRKPIFATMIIMAMVVFGVFSFSKIGVDLFPEVDFPVVVVTTNLLGASPEEIETEISKKVEEQINTIAGLDELQSFSYDGSSMVVAQFILEKNGDIAVEEVRDRVNRVVNEFPYGTKMPIVEKFDMAASPIMQVVVTGDIPIRDLTRITRKQVKELLENVNGVGNIKIVGGREREVHIIIDTIKLSARALSVADLEKALIVENIELPGGRITEEPRELVVRTMGKIVDAEDFGNIPIDVVGGVPVLVRDVAQVKDVEQEQRNFSRYDDSPAITLIIKKQSGANTVDVAERVRAKVDEIAKTLPKAIKVECVQDQSRFIVAAVHSLEEDVILGAILVSLTVLLFLKNVRSMVICAVSIPASIIATFTLMNWMGFTFNNLTLLSLSLATGIVIDDAIIVLENIFRHIEELKEKPFVAAARAIEEIGLAVVSTTLSLMVIFLPLAFMSGIVGRFMYSFGLTMAFAIGVSLVFAFVLTPTMSARMLRETDTSGEGSSKESAINRFLDHHYTKMLKWCLAHRKASMIAAVVIMFTTIPSLMFVGKDFVPKDDKSEFNVHVKAPVGTSIAEMDNIMKELEKQFHQVKGVTDLLTSVGNGDNKAVNEGDIYVKLLDLKERSYTQKEVMDTMRGLLKHYPTLRTSVQDIGGPGGGSEATFQMRMTGPDMEKLKEYAEKMMTAMRKQGGFVDVDTTFELGKPELRINIDRQRAADLKVSANDIASALQLYISGEKDITKFKVEDELYEVRTRLEEKYRKHPSDLLSLTIPASIGNDPPNPVRLDQLAKVEETTGPSQIQRYMRQRAIEINANLKDYPMGAAKKFVTDEMKKLDFEAGYNISFVGQAKYLQEMQTNFILAFLLSFIFMYMILASLFESLTYPIVILLSLPLAFPFAIFSLLITGMTLHIISILGLFLLIGIVKKNSILQVDYTNTLRGRGMERHEALVTASRTRLRPIMMTTLTLVASMIPVALSRGPGSSSRAPMAVVIIGGQSLCLMVTLLLTPVFYSVFDDMQVKWIPSFVNKARSRFGPVTGSTESILTDIRAGISGIFKKKR